A single Streptomyces mirabilis DNA region contains:
- a CDS encoding choice-of-anchor D domain-containing protein, protein MFHSIRDLRRALVWAVSTAMLAAVGVVALAVQPAWAASTATGGSGASLPYVEVQAENSATNGTPIGPSYTQGQLADEASYRKATTLQGTGKYVTFTTPVATNSINFRYSIPDTSGGSVYTAALSLYIDGVKQPDFTLTNAYSWYYGSYPFTNTPGSNPHHFYDEAHRLFSTTYPAGTTFKLQVDAGDTASSYTIDFADFEQVGAALTAPAGSVSVTSKGADSTGVADATSAFNAAISAAGPGGTVWIPPGTYNIPGHISVNNVTMAGAGMWYSTVTGTAPGFYGNSAPSASTGVRLQNFAIFGNVQERDDSAQVNGIGGAMSNSTVSSLWIDHMKVGAWMDGPMDGLTFTGMRIRDTTADGINFHGAVTNSKVTNSDIRNTGDDGIATWADSGIGADAGDTISNNTVSLQILANAIAIYGGHDNTVSGNRVVDTGLAQGGGIHVGQRFTSTPVGTTTISDNTMIRAGSLDPNWQFGVGALWFDGSQGAITGPINVTNALIQQSPYEAVQWVEGTISGVNLNNVTIAGTGTFALQEQTGGAAKFTNVTATDVGYSSPVYNCSGGNFVVTDGGGNSGISGTPYCGGWPAPVYPPYPPEGVTATPGALNFGSVATGSTSAAQTVTVSNPTNTAASVSSISAGGDYSQTNTCGSSIAANGSCTVSVKFAPSATGNRSGALTVDAGGITNTVSLSGTGTAPGPVLNTDPASLSFAATVVGSSATAQTVTVTNSGTASATVSGVAATGDFSQTNNCSTLAVGASCTVSVGFKPTTGGSRAGNLTVTSNANNSPTVVSLTGSGIDSTTNVAAGRPASASSSNSPYVASNLTDPDASTYWEGANGSFPQWAQVDLGQNYSVGKVVLKLPSATAWSARTQTLSVQGSTDGSSFSTIKASAGYTFDPNTNNNTVTITFSAATARYVRVNITANTGWNAAQLSDFEVFPSDGGSSPATLSASPTSLSYPTQALNTTSSAQRVTVTNTGTAAATVSGITVTGDFSQTNNCGTSIAANASCTVNVTFGPTASGTRTGDLSIASNASNGTTTVALTGTGAGTVSRNLAAGAATTESSHTDVYASSNVTDGNQGSYWESANNAFPQWVQVDLGSARSAGRVVLQLPAGWGARNQTLSLAGSTDGAAFTTIKSSATYTFDPATNNTVTITFTATTQRYVRVNITANNGWPAGQISEFQVWNT, encoded by the coding sequence GTGTTCCATTCCATCCGAGATCTGAGACGCGCCCTCGTCTGGGCGGTCAGCACCGCGATGCTGGCTGCCGTCGGCGTCGTCGCTCTGGCCGTCCAACCCGCCTGGGCGGCGTCCACCGCCACCGGCGGCAGCGGCGCGAGTCTGCCGTACGTCGAGGTGCAGGCGGAGAACTCCGCTACCAACGGCACGCCCATCGGCCCGAGTTACACCCAGGGCCAGTTGGCCGACGAGGCGTCGTACCGCAAGGCGACGACGCTGCAGGGCACCGGCAAGTACGTCACGTTCACCACGCCGGTGGCGACCAACTCGATCAACTTCCGCTACAGCATCCCCGACACCTCGGGCGGCTCGGTCTACACCGCCGCGCTGTCGCTGTACATCGACGGCGTCAAGCAGCCCGACTTCACCCTGACCAACGCCTACAGCTGGTACTACGGCAGCTACCCCTTCACCAACACGCCGGGCAGCAACCCACACCACTTCTACGACGAGGCCCACCGCCTGTTCTCCACCACGTATCCGGCGGGAACGACCTTCAAGCTGCAGGTCGATGCGGGGGACACCGCCTCCTCGTACACGATCGACTTTGCCGACTTCGAGCAGGTCGGCGCCGCCCTGACCGCGCCCGCGGGGTCGGTGTCGGTGACCAGCAAGGGCGCCGACTCAACCGGTGTCGCCGACGCGACCAGCGCGTTCAACGCCGCGATCAGCGCGGCCGGCCCCGGCGGCACCGTGTGGATCCCGCCGGGCACCTACAACATCCCCGGCCACATCAGTGTCAACAACGTCACGATGGCCGGCGCCGGCATGTGGTACTCGACCGTCACCGGCACGGCCCCCGGCTTCTACGGCAACTCCGCGCCCTCGGCGAGCACCGGTGTGCGCCTGCAGAACTTCGCGATCTTCGGCAATGTGCAGGAACGCGACGACAGCGCGCAGGTCAACGGCATCGGCGGCGCGATGAGCAACTCGACCGTCTCCAGCCTGTGGATCGACCACATGAAGGTCGGCGCCTGGATGGACGGGCCGATGGACGGGCTGACGTTCACCGGCATGCGCATCCGGGACACCACAGCGGACGGCATCAACTTCCACGGCGCCGTCACCAACTCGAAGGTGACCAACAGCGACATCCGCAACACCGGTGACGACGGCATCGCCACCTGGGCGGACTCCGGTATCGGTGCCGACGCCGGTGACACGATCTCCAACAACACCGTGTCACTGCAGATCCTCGCCAACGCCATCGCGATCTACGGTGGCCACGACAACACGGTCAGCGGCAACCGCGTGGTGGACACCGGCCTCGCCCAGGGCGGCGGCATCCACGTGGGACAGCGCTTCACGTCGACGCCGGTCGGCACCACCACGATCTCCGACAACACCATGATCCGGGCCGGCAGCCTCGACCCGAACTGGCAGTTCGGGGTCGGAGCACTGTGGTTCGACGGCAGCCAGGGCGCGATCACCGGCCCCATCAACGTGACCAACGCGCTGATCCAGCAGAGTCCGTACGAGGCGGTCCAGTGGGTCGAGGGCACCATCAGCGGGGTCAATCTCAACAACGTCACCATCGCCGGAACCGGCACCTTCGCCCTCCAGGAGCAGACCGGTGGCGCCGCCAAGTTCACCAACGTCACGGCAACCGACGTCGGTTACTCGTCGCCGGTGTACAACTGCTCGGGCGGCAATTTCGTCGTCACCGACGGCGGCGGCAACTCCGGCATCAGCGGAACGCCGTACTGCGGCGGTTGGCCGGCTCCGGTCTACCCGCCCTACCCGCCCGAAGGCGTGACGGCCACCCCCGGCGCGCTGAACTTCGGCTCGGTCGCGACCGGTTCGACGAGCGCCGCACAGACCGTGACGGTCTCCAACCCGACCAACACCGCCGCCTCCGTCTCGTCGATCTCCGCCGGCGGTGACTACTCCCAGACCAACACGTGCGGCTCGTCGATCGCGGCGAACGGCTCGTGCACCGTCAGCGTGAAGTTCGCGCCGAGCGCGACCGGCAACCGTAGCGGCGCTCTGACCGTCGACGCGGGCGGGATCACCAACACCGTCAGCCTCTCCGGTACCGGCACAGCGCCGGGCCCGGTGCTGAACACCGACCCGGCGAGCCTGTCCTTCGCCGCTACGGTCGTCGGCTCGTCGGCCACCGCGCAGACGGTGACGGTGACGAACTCGGGCACCGCATCGGCGACCGTCTCGGGCGTCGCGGCGACCGGTGACTTCAGCCAGACCAACAACTGCTCCACCCTCGCGGTCGGTGCGTCCTGCACGGTGAGCGTCGGGTTCAAGCCCACCACAGGCGGATCCCGTGCCGGCAACCTGACCGTCACCAGCAACGCCAACAACAGCCCGACCGTCGTCTCCTTGACCGGCAGCGGCATCGACAGCACCACCAATGTCGCCGCCGGGCGGCCGGCGTCGGCGAGTTCGAGCAACAGTCCGTATGTCGCCTCGAACCTCACCGACCCGGACGCGTCGACGTACTGGGAGGGCGCGAACGGTTCGTTCCCGCAATGGGCCCAGGTCGACCTCGGCCAGAACTACAGCGTCGGCAAGGTCGTGCTCAAGCTCCCGTCGGCGACGGCGTGGTCGGCTCGCACGCAGACCCTGTCGGTGCAGGGATCCACGGACGGTTCGAGCTTCTCCACGATCAAGGCATCGGCCGGATACACCTTCGATCCGAACACCAACAACAACACGGTGACCATCACGTTCAGCGCCGCCACAGCGAGATACGTGCGGGTGAACATCACCGCCAACACAGGCTGGAATGCAGCCCAGTTGTCGGACTTCGAGGTGTTCCCCAGTGACGGGGGCTCCTCGCCGGCGACCCTGTCGGCCAGCCCGACGTCACTGTCGTATCCCACCCAGGCGCTCAACACCACCAGCAGCGCGCAGAGGGTCACGGTGACCAACACCGGTACCGCCGCCGCGACCGTCTCCGGCATCACCGTCACGGGCGACTTCTCGCAGACCAACAACTGCGGGACGTCGATCGCGGCGAACGCCTCCTGCACGGTGAACGTCACGTTCGGGCCCACCGCGTCCGGCACCCGCACCGGCGATCTGAGCATCGCCAGCAACGCGTCGAACGGCACGACCACGGTCGCGCTGACCGGCACCGGCGCCGGCACGGTGAGCAGGAACCTGGCAGCAGGCGCGGCCACCACCGAGTCCAGCCACACCGACGTGTACGCGTCGTCGAACGTGACGGACGGCAACCAGGGCAGCTACTGGGAGAGCGCCAACAACGCCTTCCCGCAGTGGGTGCAGGTGGATCTCGGTTCTGCGCGGAGCGCCGGCCGAGTCGTCCTCCAGCTCCCGGCCGGCTGGGGCGCCCGTAACCAGACGCTGTCCCTGGCGGGCAGCACCGACGGCGCCGCCTTCACCACCATCAAGTCGTCGGCCACGTACACCTTCGACCCCGCCACCAACAACACGGTCACCATCACGTTCACCGCGACCACCCAGCGGTACGTCCGGGTGAACATCACTGCGAACAACGGCTGGCCGGCCGGTCAGATCTCGGAGTTCCAGGTCTGGAACACCTGA
- a CDS encoding SH3 domain-containing protein — protein sequence MTMRMRTKAFATAGVGALATGLLLTGAAGAQAAAAGLPYAVTPYVNVNVRSGPSTTTDITGHVAAGQPRGASCWTHGETIRDNGYVNDVWVRLAEGYVSAVYLKGDQYGGLPASATC from the coding sequence ATGACCATGAGGATGAGGACCAAGGCGTTCGCCACGGCGGGCGTCGGCGCGCTGGCCACCGGACTGCTGCTGACCGGCGCGGCCGGGGCGCAGGCCGCGGCGGCGGGGCTGCCGTACGCCGTCACGCCGTATGTGAACGTCAACGTCCGCTCCGGCCCCTCGACCACCACCGACATCACCGGGCATGTCGCCGCCGGGCAGCCGCGCGGCGCCTCCTGCTGGACCCATGGCGAGACCATCCGCGACAACGGCTACGTCAACGACGTCTGGGTGCGACTGGCCGAGGGCTATGTGAGCGCCGTCTACCTCAAGGGCGACCAGTACGGCGGCCTCCCGGCCTCCGCCACCTGCTGA
- a CDS encoding alanine racemase, with product MNTPSLAVRDRILTLPPTELPAYVYDLAALRAHAASVRAALPERVELYYATQANREPEILTALAPYVDGYKVSTDSELAHVTRAAPDHPLAFGGQDKTPTELLDALEQGVTRFLVESEYELYMLAGLAQRHAPDGRVAVLPRFNLPVADHLFADGGRSRRTSGLDPAQADTIVGLLTDGSYPNLELRGVYAHLANGLHAPEHLAVAESVVAWTGELAARHGLRLPEVNVGGGMAVDYEHPERRFDWQSYGQGLARLVAAHPELTLSIEPGRALTAYCGWYASEVLDVEHGAHEDFAVVRGGAVNLRTSASRRPDQPWPDQPWSVLEVDVWPYSWPRPVVRRERVTLTGQLSTSRDVLVRDVRAPGLRAGDRVVFSLAGAYTSSVPHRAFARFPEPGFHFVDPGTDGDQSR from the coding sequence ATGAACACACCCTCACTCGCGGTGCGCGATCGCATCCTGACCCTGCCGCCCACGGAACTTCCCGCCTACGTGTACGACTTGGCGGCACTGCGCGCACACGCCGCGTCGGTGCGGGCCGCGCTGCCCGAGCGCGTCGAGCTGTACTACGCGACCCAGGCCAACCGGGAACCGGAGATCCTGACCGCGCTCGCCCCGTACGTCGACGGCTACAAGGTCTCCACCGACAGCGAACTGGCCCACGTCACCCGGGCGGCGCCGGACCACCCACTGGCCTTCGGCGGCCAGGACAAGACCCCGACGGAGCTCTTGGACGCGCTGGAGCAGGGCGTGACACGCTTCCTCGTGGAGAGCGAGTACGAGCTGTACATGCTGGCCGGGCTGGCCCAGCGGCACGCTCCGGACGGCCGGGTGGCGGTCCTGCCGCGCTTCAACCTCCCGGTGGCCGACCATCTGTTCGCCGACGGCGGCCGGAGCCGCAGGACCTCCGGCCTCGACCCGGCACAGGCGGACACGATCGTCGGCCTGCTCACCGACGGCAGCTACCCGAACCTCGAACTACGCGGCGTCTACGCCCACTTGGCCAACGGCCTGCACGCCCCCGAACACCTCGCGGTGGCCGAGAGCGTCGTCGCCTGGACCGGTGAACTCGCCGCACGGCACGGCCTGCGCCTCCCCGAGGTGAACGTCGGGGGCGGCATGGCGGTGGACTACGAGCACCCCGAACGCCGTTTCGACTGGCAGTCGTACGGCCAGGGACTGGCCCGACTCGTCGCCGCACACCCGGAACTGACCCTGAGCATCGAGCCCGGTCGCGCGCTGACCGCGTACTGCGGCTGGTACGCGAGCGAGGTGCTGGACGTCGAGCACGGCGCACACGAGGACTTCGCCGTCGTCCGCGGTGGCGCGGTGAACCTGCGCACGTCGGCGTCCAGGAGGCCCGACCAGCCGTGGCCCGACCAGCCCTGGTCCGTACTCGAAGTGGACGTGTGGCCCTACTCCTGGCCACGGCCCGTGGTGCGCCGTGAACGGGTCACGCTCACCGGCCAGTTGAGCACCTCCAGGGACGTCCTGGTCCGGGACGTCCGGGCGCCGGGGCTGCGGGCCGGCGACCGTGTGGTGTTCTCCCTCGCGGGCGCCTACACCTCGTCCGTGCCCCACCGGGCGTTCGCCAGGTTTCCCGAGCCCGGCTTCCACTTCGTGGACCCGGGCACCGACGGCGATCAGTCCCGATAG
- a CDS encoding dioxygenase, with amino-acid sequence MTDEPNRSTTADATTDFTHGITDAVVDSVRGTADPRLRELLGALTRHLHDFVRETEPTMAEWERAIGFLTATGQQCTDTRQEFILLSDVLGVSMLVETLGGHRDPGATESTVLGPFHLTRSPIRALGANLDLVGRGEPCVVSGRVLGKGGTPLPGAVLDVWQADSEGYYDVQQPDVQPAGNGRGLFTADAEGHFWFRTCLPSPYPIPTDGPVGELLRATARHPYRPAHIHFIASAEGHAPVTTHIFVAGSDYLDSDAVFAVKKSLVQDFTETDDPSLAGEFGVPNPFRHARFDLVLEPE; translated from the coding sequence ATGACAGACGAACCGAACCGCTCGACGACGGCCGATGCCACGACCGACTTCACGCACGGCATCACCGACGCCGTCGTCGACAGCGTGCGGGGCACGGCCGATCCCCGTCTGCGTGAACTGCTCGGCGCGCTCACCCGCCATCTGCACGACTTCGTGCGCGAGACGGAGCCGACGATGGCGGAATGGGAACGCGCGATCGGATTCCTGACCGCGACCGGGCAGCAGTGCACCGACACCCGCCAGGAGTTCATCCTGCTGTCGGACGTGCTCGGCGTCTCGATGCTCGTGGAGACGCTGGGCGGCCACCGGGACCCGGGTGCCACCGAGTCGACGGTCCTCGGCCCGTTCCACCTGACCAGATCGCCGATCCGCGCGCTCGGCGCGAACCTCGACCTGGTGGGCAGGGGCGAGCCGTGCGTGGTCAGCGGCCGGGTCCTGGGCAAGGGCGGCACCCCGCTGCCGGGCGCGGTCCTCGACGTGTGGCAGGCCGACTCCGAGGGCTACTACGACGTCCAGCAGCCGGACGTCCAGCCGGCCGGCAACGGGCGGGGACTGTTCACGGCCGACGCCGAGGGCCACTTCTGGTTCCGCACCTGCCTACCGAGCCCGTACCCGATCCCCACCGACGGCCCGGTCGGTGAACTGCTGCGCGCCACGGCCCGGCACCCCTACCGCCCCGCCCACATCCACTTCATCGCCTCGGCCGAGGGCCACGCCCCGGTCACCACGCACATCTTCGTCGCGGGCAGCGACTACCTCGACTCCGACGCGGTGTTCGCGGTCAAGAAGAGCCTGGTCCAGGACTTCACGGAGACCGACGACCCGTCCCTGGCGGGGGAGTTCGGCGTCCCGAACCCCTTCCGCCACGCCCGCTTCGACCTCGTACTGGAACCGGAATGA
- a CDS encoding discoidin domain-containing protein: MGVTRRVFLRAAIAATAVGTVGATETVLSQSAAAASPPGDVVGKISVGYQGWFACIGDGAPINGWWHWTQNWGQPPSPSNTGISCWPDVRDYTNTYQTSYAGLGNGRPAKLFSSYDQQTVNTHFLWMQQNNIDTAALQRFNPTGGEGPTRDAMATKVRSAAESYGRKFYIMYDVSNWTNMQSEIKTDWTNKMSAHTASSAYAKQNGKPVVCIWGFGFDDNNHPFTADACLDVINWFKGQGCYVIGGVPREWRTGTGGSRPGYLGVYHAFNMISPWMVGAIANVTEADNAYNTYTLGDQADCNANGIDYQPCVLPGDVSARQRVHGDFMWRQFYNVVRAGVQGIYISMFDEFNEGNQIAKTAETQAWVPTNSGFLALDEDGTACSADYYLRLTGDGGRMLKGQIALTATRPTQPTVPTGGDTTPPAAPSALTVTGHTSNSVSLAWNPSTDDVGVTGYRILQVSGSTSTQVDTTSAASFTVTGLGASTAYTFDVVALDAAGNVSQPSNQATVTTDPPSSTTNLALHRPTSESSHTQTYTSGNATDGDTNTYWESANNAFPQWVQVDLGATIGVERIVLHLPPATAWATRTQTISVQAGTDGTTFTQVLAPADYTFDPTTGNTATLTLPSTVTTRYVRLTFTANNGWPAGQVSEFQVFGV; encoded by the coding sequence ATGGGTGTCACACGCAGAGTCTTCTTACGGGCCGCGATCGCGGCCACCGCGGTGGGAACCGTCGGAGCGACCGAGACCGTACTCTCCCAGAGCGCGGCAGCGGCCAGCCCGCCGGGCGACGTGGTCGGCAAGATCAGCGTCGGCTACCAGGGCTGGTTCGCCTGCATCGGCGACGGCGCGCCCATCAACGGCTGGTGGCACTGGACCCAGAACTGGGGCCAACCGCCGTCCCCGTCCAACACCGGCATCAGTTGCTGGCCCGATGTGCGTGACTACACCAACACGTACCAGACGTCGTACGCCGGCCTGGGCAACGGCCGGCCCGCAAAGCTGTTCTCCTCGTACGACCAGCAGACGGTGAACACCCACTTCCTGTGGATGCAGCAGAACAACATCGACACGGCGGCACTCCAGCGCTTCAACCCCACCGGCGGAGAGGGCCCCACCCGCGACGCCATGGCGACCAAGGTGCGGAGCGCCGCCGAGTCGTACGGGCGGAAGTTCTACATCATGTACGACGTCTCCAACTGGACGAACATGCAGTCCGAGATCAAGACGGACTGGACGAACAAGATGTCCGCGCACACCGCGTCCTCGGCGTACGCGAAGCAGAACGGCAAGCCGGTCGTCTGCATCTGGGGCTTCGGCTTCGACGACAACAACCACCCCTTCACCGCCGACGCCTGCCTCGACGTCATCAACTGGTTCAAGGGCCAGGGCTGTTACGTCATCGGCGGAGTCCCGCGGGAATGGCGGACGGGCACCGGGGGCTCACGGCCCGGCTATCTGGGCGTCTACCACGCCTTCAACATGATCTCGCCGTGGATGGTCGGCGCCATCGCCAATGTGACCGAGGCCGACAACGCCTACAACACCTACACGCTCGGCGACCAGGCCGACTGCAACGCCAACGGCATCGACTACCAGCCCTGTGTCCTGCCCGGCGACGTCTCCGCCCGGCAGCGCGTACACGGCGACTTCATGTGGCGGCAGTTCTACAACGTGGTGCGGGCCGGGGTGCAGGGCATCTACATCTCGATGTTCGACGAGTTCAACGAGGGCAACCAGATCGCCAAGACCGCCGAGACTCAGGCATGGGTGCCCACCAACTCCGGATTCCTCGCCCTCGACGAGGACGGCACCGCCTGCTCCGCCGACTACTACCTTCGCCTGACCGGCGACGGCGGCCGCATGCTCAAGGGCCAGATCGCGCTGACCGCCACTCGCCCCACCCAGCCGACCGTCCCCACCGGCGGTGACACCACACCGCCCGCCGCGCCGAGTGCCCTGACTGTCACCGGGCACACCAGCAACTCCGTCTCGCTGGCCTGGAACCCGTCGACCGACGACGTCGGCGTGACCGGCTACCGGATCCTTCAGGTGTCCGGCTCGACCAGCACACAGGTGGACACCACCAGCGCCGCCTCGTTCACTGTCACCGGACTCGGCGCGTCCACCGCGTACACCTTCGACGTCGTCGCCCTCGACGCGGCGGGCAACGTGTCGCAGCCCTCCAACCAGGCCACCGTCACCACCGACCCCCCTTCCAGCACCACCAACCTCGCCCTCCATCGCCCCACCTCGGAGAGCAGCCACACCCAGACATACACCTCGGGCAACGCGACCGACGGCGACACCAACACCTACTGGGAGTCCGCCAACAACGCCTTCCCGCAGTGGGTCCAGGTCGATCTGGGCGCCACGATCGGGGTCGAACGGATCGTCCTCCACCTCCCCCCGGCCACCGCCTGGGCCACCCGTACCCAGACCATCTCCGTCCAGGCCGGCACGGACGGCACCACCTTCACCCAAGTCCTCGCCCCGGCGGACTACACCTTCGACCCGACGACCGGCAACACCGCGACCCTCACGCTCCCCTCCACCGTCACCACCCGCTACGTACGACTCACCTTCACCGCCAACAACGGCTGGCCGGCCGGACAGGTCTCGGAGTTCCAGGTCTTCGGCGTCTGA
- a CDS encoding maleylacetate reductase has protein sequence MNTPLDFSYETQPARIVFRPGAAVSATPDEAARLGLRRVLVVCGGRGEDTARAVADALGDACAGLHAEARMHVPVEVADRAVEAARAVGADGCVAVGGGSAIGLGKAIALRTGLPLIAVPSTYSGSEMTPVWGLTEHGAKRTGRDPAVQPRSVVYDPELTLSLPVPLTVTSGVNALAHAVEALYAPDASPLVSLMAEEGVRAMTGALPLVAAAPGDLDARGRALYGAWLCGACLGATTMGLHHKLCHVLGGAFGLPHAETHTVVLPYALAYNAPAVPRAITALSRALGGTDDVPHALRALAGDLGAPRSLAELGLKKTDLAVAAEQAVAQTYPNPREVTLGGVLALLTAAYEGGEPSVDA, from the coding sequence ATGAACACCCCGCTCGACTTCTCGTACGAGACCCAGCCCGCGCGGATCGTCTTCCGGCCCGGCGCCGCCGTCTCCGCGACCCCCGACGAGGCCGCCCGGCTCGGGCTGCGCAGGGTGCTGGTGGTCTGCGGCGGCAGGGGCGAGGACACGGCACGCGCGGTCGCGGACGCCCTGGGCGACGCCTGCGCGGGGCTGCACGCCGAGGCCCGGATGCACGTACCCGTAGAGGTCGCCGACCGGGCCGTCGAGGCGGCGCGCGCGGTCGGCGCCGACGGGTGTGTCGCGGTCGGCGGCGGCTCGGCGATCGGCCTCGGCAAGGCGATCGCGCTGCGCACCGGCCTGCCCCTGATCGCCGTGCCCTCCACCTACTCCGGCTCCGAGATGACCCCGGTCTGGGGACTCACCGAGCACGGCGCCAAGCGCACCGGACGCGACCCCGCCGTCCAGCCCCGCAGCGTCGTCTACGACCCCGAGCTCACCCTCTCGCTCCCCGTGCCCCTCACCGTCACCAGCGGCGTCAACGCGCTCGCCCACGCCGTCGAGGCCCTCTACGCGCCCGACGCCTCGCCCCTCGTCTCGCTCATGGCCGAGGAGGGCGTACGGGCGATGACAGGGGCCCTGCCGCTGGTGGCCGCCGCCCCCGGCGACCTCGACGCGCGCGGCCGGGCCCTGTACGGCGCCTGGCTCTGCGGCGCCTGTCTCGGCGCCACCACCATGGGCCTGCACCACAAGCTGTGCCACGTCCTCGGCGGCGCCTTCGGCCTGCCGCACGCCGAGACGCACACGGTGGTCCTCCCGTACGCCCTCGCCTACAACGCGCCCGCCGTGCCCCGGGCGATCACCGCGCTCTCGCGCGCCCTGGGCGGCACCGACGACGTCCCCCATGCCCTGCGGGCGCTGGCCGGGGACCTCGGCGCTCCCCGGAGCCTCGCCGAACTCGGCCTCAAGAAGACCGATCTGGCGGTGGCCGCCGAACAGGCCGTCGCACAGACGTATCCGAACCCGCGCGAGGTCACCCTGGGCGGTGTGCTGGCGCTGCTGACGGCGGCGTACGAGGGCGGGGAGCCGAGCGTCGACGCGTAG
- a CDS encoding class I SAM-dependent methyltransferase translates to MIDGTSPTTTQPPPRLVKDDELTGHAVVANSTMNRERVLAGVNSYARELGFSPAEFLNDHGPAPSWLDLCSGEGLALREAARRLPQAAITGVDLVGPLLRTALADGLELVTADLGRWSPGRRYDLITCVHGLHYIGDRLTLLERAASWLTGTGLLVAHLDPSTLRRPDGSDASRPVLAALRAAGFQYSARHHRLSLRGGRPVTLPFAYLGADPHAGPNYTGQPAVASYYR, encoded by the coding sequence ATGATCGACGGTACTTCGCCGACAACAACCCAACCGCCACCCAGGCTGGTCAAGGACGACGAGCTGACCGGCCATGCCGTGGTGGCCAACAGCACCATGAACCGCGAACGCGTCCTGGCGGGCGTCAACAGCTACGCCCGCGAACTCGGCTTCTCCCCCGCCGAGTTCCTGAACGACCACGGACCCGCCCCGTCCTGGCTGGACCTGTGCAGCGGAGAGGGACTCGCCCTCCGCGAGGCGGCGCGGCGACTCCCCCAGGCCGCCATCACGGGCGTGGACCTGGTAGGCCCGCTGCTGCGGACGGCGCTGGCCGACGGCCTCGAACTCGTCACCGCGGATCTCGGCCGGTGGTCACCGGGCCGCCGCTACGACCTCATCACCTGCGTCCACGGACTGCACTACATCGGCGACCGGCTCACCCTGCTGGAGCGGGCCGCCTCCTGGCTCACCGGCACGGGTCTGCTGGTCGCCCATCTCGATCCCTCGACGCTGCGGCGCCCGGACGGCAGCGACGCGTCCCGCCCGGTCCTGGCGGCACTGCGGGCCGCCGGCTTCCAGTACTCGGCCCGCCACCACCGCCTCAGCCTGCGGGGCGGCCGCCCCGTCACCCTGCCCTTCGCCTACCTCGGCGCCGACCCGCACGCCGGACCCAACTACACCGGTCAGCCGGCCGTCGCCTCGTACTACCGCTGA